A region of the Chitinophagaceae bacterium genome:
GCATGGCGTACCTCCAAATGATGAGCAGCTTGAAAACGCTTTATCACAACTAAAAGAAACCATAGGCGATTATTAAAGTTTTTTAGTAATGCTTTATATAGTTGCTAAAAAATTAAGGGTTGAGATAGGGTTTGGGGGGGTGAGACATTAGAAAAAACCTTTTAATTTCTTTCTCTGACCATTTTTCTTCCAAATAAGCAATGATCTTATCTAAATTATCAACCGCTTCTATTGACCAAATAACTTTAGTTATTTTTTTCATATTTTTTCATCAGTTCTGCATGGTCAACAACCCGGTTTTCCTCAATATCTTTTA
Encoded here:
- a CDS encoding type II toxin-antitoxin system RelE/ParE family toxin; its protein translation is MKKITKVIWSIEAVDNLDKIIAYLEEKWSEKEIKRFFLMSHPPKPYLNP